A genomic segment from Halobacteriovorax sp. DA5 encodes:
- a CDS encoding restriction endonuclease subunit S, translating to MSDTLKGWERKKLKDVIKTLQSGLSRKLSSQDIGLPLITSGNIIGDKFSCKDLKYWYRDDPQGDDTSRYFLNEGDILLSFINSFAKIGYPAIFNPFGRDTIFSTNLFRIRAKTEYDQKFLFYLLSTNQIRAGIHSITKPAVNQASFTKPDFLSLKCELPSSIDEQRKIAEILTSVDKVIELTEIEIEKLKNLKKGMMQDLLTKGIGHTKFKDGPIGKIPESWEVTTFEDNCKVRQGLQIAISNRHKVDGPNRYKYITVKFIKDYANPEYIDSPPASVVCEKSDILMTRTGNTGQVVTNEHGVFHNNFFLIDFNRKKIDKDYLYYYLNSDFMQLKIEIAAGSTTIPDLNHGDFYRLPLIIPGIEEQTEIAIKFLKFDEVIQAKSKKLKKLKNMKKGLMQDLLTGKVRVKV from the coding sequence ATGAGTGATACTCTAAAAGGATGGGAAAGAAAAAAATTAAAAGATGTGATTAAGACACTTCAAAGTGGATTGTCTCGTAAATTATCATCTCAAGATATTGGTTTACCTCTTATAACCTCCGGAAACATAATCGGTGATAAATTTTCTTGTAAAGATTTGAAGTATTGGTATAGGGATGATCCTCAAGGGGACGACACTTCAAGATATTTTTTAAATGAAGGTGATATATTACTTTCTTTTATTAATAGTTTTGCAAAGATTGGTTATCCAGCTATTTTTAACCCTTTTGGGCGAGACACAATATTTTCAACTAATTTGTTTAGAATAAGGGCCAAAACAGAATATGATCAGAAGTTCTTATTTTATTTACTATCGACTAATCAAATTCGAGCAGGAATACACTCAATAACTAAACCAGCAGTTAACCAGGCGTCATTTACTAAGCCTGACTTTCTCTCCTTGAAATGCGAGTTACCATCTTCCATTGATGAACAAAGGAAAATCGCAGAAATTCTCACTTCAGTAGATAAGGTTATTGAGTTAACTGAAATTGAAATAGAAAAACTAAAAAACCTTAAAAAAGGAATGATGCAAGACCTTTTAACTAAAGGGATTGGGCATACTAAGTTTAAGGATGGTCCGATTGGAAAGATTCCAGAGAGTTGGGAAGTAACTACTTTTGAAGATAATTGCAAAGTAAGGCAAGGCTTACAAATAGCAATTAGTAATAGACACAAAGTTGATGGGCCTAATAGGTACAAATACATCACTGTTAAATTCATAAAGGACTATGCTAATCCTGAATATATTGATTCACCACCAGCATCTGTAGTTTGTGAGAAGAGTGATATTTTAATGACTCGCACAGGTAATACTGGACAGGTCGTGACCAATGAACATGGTGTATTTCACAACAACTTCTTTTTGATTGATTTTAATCGCAAAAAAATTGATAAAGATTATTTGTATTATTATCTGAATAGTGACTTTATGCAGTTGAAAATTGAAATTGCTGCAGGTTCAACTACTATTCCAGATTTAAACCATGGGGACTTCTACAGACTTCCATTAATAATCCCAGGAATTGAAGAACAAACTGAAATAGCTATAAAATTTTTAAAATTTGATGAAGTGATTCAGGCCAAAAGTAAAAAATTAAAAAAATTGAAAAATATGAAGAAAGGACTAATGCAAGACCTTCTTACTGGAAAAGTAAGAGTGAAAGTCTAA
- a CDS encoding GIY-YIG nuclease family protein has product MSGKSLRVFVTGDSPRSLKKVTEFNWSGYAFYGTREQIRQLAKRNESNSTGVYFLLSDINTEMVRMYVGETNNFLSRLKSHHQKKDWWTHFIVFQSNGNSLNKAHVQYLEHLFWEKANESTQIEVMNDQVIKQPSLSEEDVADLAIFEENILFILEAMNLGYFSSHKEVSSSTDTVEYTSNVPYSEYSAQMLRIEDTYILKAGSYLRTKARASFEKRNSGYFKKWQEIINSSNVEHIDNEVCRLNKDLEFSSPSAAGVMVKAGATNGLTQWRNIQTGKTIKEELGDIEEENE; this is encoded by the coding sequence ATGAGCGGAAAATCACTACGCGTCTTCGTGACAGGAGACTCGCCTAGATCTCTGAAAAAAGTCACTGAATTTAATTGGTCTGGGTATGCTTTCTATGGAACGAGAGAGCAAATAAGACAATTAGCTAAACGAAATGAGTCAAATAGCACAGGAGTCTACTTCCTTCTTTCAGATATAAATACTGAGATGGTTAGAATGTATGTGGGAGAAACAAACAACTTCCTTTCTAGATTGAAAAGTCATCATCAGAAAAAAGACTGGTGGACGCACTTCATTGTATTTCAATCAAACGGTAACTCACTCAACAAAGCCCATGTTCAATATCTAGAGCATCTATTTTGGGAGAAGGCCAATGAGTCAACTCAAATTGAAGTAATGAATGATCAAGTCATTAAACAACCTTCCCTATCAGAAGAAGATGTAGCAGACCTTGCAATATTTGAAGAAAATATACTTTTTATTCTTGAAGCAATGAACCTTGGATATTTTAGCTCTCATAAAGAAGTTTCATCTTCAACAGACACTGTGGAATATACTAGCAACGTTCCTTACAGCGAATATTCTGCTCAAATGCTACGTATCGAGGATACTTATATTTTAAAGGCTGGTTCTTATCTTAGAACTAAGGCGAGAGCATCATTTGAAAAAAGAAACTCTGGCTATTTCAAAAAATGGCAAGAGATTATCAATTCATCAAATGTTGAGCATATCGATAACGAAGTATGTCGCTTAAATAAAGACCTCGAGTTCTCATCACCTTCTGCCGCGGGAGTTATGGTCAAAGCAGGTGCAACGAATGGCCTTACACAGTGGCGAAATATACAGACAGGAAAAACAATTAAAGAAGAACTCGGAGACATTGAAGAGGAAAACGAATGA
- a CDS encoding type I restriction-modification system subunit M — translation MSQSTTQQEINKILWDACDTFRGVVDAGEYKNYILTMLFIKYLSDTYEEKYEAYSEQFKGNETRIKRALEKENFVLPDGCHFDDIYKQKEEKNIGEIIDVALEKIENANKEKLESVFRNVSFNSEANLGKTKSRNARLKHLLDDFNNPKLNMRKSHIGNMDVIGNAYEYLIANFAAGAGKKAGEFYTPSEVSQLLAMLVKPEKGSRIYDPTCGSGSLLIRCAEQLTKDGINDFQIYGQEITGATWALAKMNMFLHGFDRSVIENGDTIRNPIHLENDELMTFDVVVANPPFSLDKWGIDEAKNDSYGRFNYGIPPKSYGELAFVQHMVASLNENGRCAVVLPHGVLFRGSAEKKIREGLVNDDLLEAVIGLPSGLFFGTGIPASIMVFNKKKSADRKDKVLFINGDLEYQEGKNQNKLRDQDLNHIVANYVEFKTESLYRHEDKHYSRVVELDEIKENDYNLNIRRYADTSAPPEIFDVKAILNGGIPKYEVEDGYIQDIIDGFDVSIVFDERDKDYYVFKNEIDSKEKIREVMGDVDQTIISQFERWWDKYSTALRGLESQCIEAEKEMNSFLQELSYE, via the coding sequence ATGAGTCAAAGTACAACTCAACAAGAGATTAATAAAATTCTATGGGATGCCTGTGACACATTCAGGGGTGTCGTCGATGCAGGAGAGTATAAGAATTACATTTTAACGATGCTATTTATCAAGTACTTGTCTGATACATATGAAGAAAAGTACGAAGCATATAGTGAACAGTTCAAAGGTAATGAAACGAGAATTAAAAGGGCCTTGGAGAAAGAGAACTTTGTTCTACCTGATGGCTGTCACTTTGATGATATTTATAAGCAAAAAGAAGAGAAGAACATTGGTGAGATAATTGATGTTGCTCTTGAGAAAATTGAAAATGCTAACAAAGAAAAACTTGAGAGCGTATTCAGAAACGTAAGTTTTAACTCTGAGGCGAACCTTGGAAAGACTAAAAGTAGAAACGCGAGGCTCAAGCATCTTCTTGACGACTTTAATAATCCAAAACTTAACATGAGGAAGTCTCACATTGGTAATATGGATGTTATTGGTAATGCCTACGAGTATTTGATCGCAAATTTCGCTGCTGGAGCTGGAAAGAAGGCTGGAGAGTTTTATACACCTTCAGAAGTTTCTCAGTTACTTGCTATGCTAGTTAAACCAGAGAAAGGATCAAGAATCTATGACCCTACTTGTGGTTCAGGATCACTATTAATTCGTTGTGCTGAACAATTAACTAAAGATGGAATTAATGACTTTCAAATATATGGCCAGGAAATTACTGGTGCTACTTGGGCCTTAGCTAAGATGAATATGTTTCTTCATGGGTTTGACCGTTCAGTCATTGAAAATGGCGATACTATCAGAAACCCAATTCATCTTGAAAATGACGAGCTAATGACCTTTGATGTTGTTGTGGCCAATCCTCCATTCAGTTTAGATAAGTGGGGAATTGATGAAGCTAAGAATGATTCTTATGGAAGGTTCAACTACGGTATTCCACCAAAAAGTTATGGAGAGTTAGCCTTTGTTCAACACATGGTCGCGTCTTTAAATGAAAATGGCCGATGTGCCGTTGTTCTACCTCATGGTGTTCTGTTTAGAGGCTCAGCAGAAAAGAAAATTAGAGAAGGATTGGTCAATGATGACCTTTTAGAAGCAGTCATTGGCCTTCCGTCAGGTCTATTCTTTGGAACAGGTATTCCAGCTTCAATCATGGTTTTTAATAAGAAAAAGTCGGCAGATAGAAAAGACAAGGTCTTATTTATTAATGGTGACCTTGAATATCAAGAAGGTAAAAATCAAAACAAGTTAAGGGACCAAGACTTAAATCATATAGTCGCAAATTATGTCGAGTTTAAAACAGAAAGTCTTTATAGACATGAGGATAAGCACTACTCAAGAGTTGTTGAATTAGATGAGATTAAAGAGAACGATTATAACTTAAACATTCGCCGTTATGCTGATACTTCAGCACCACCTGAAATTTTTGATGTTAAGGCGATCCTAAATGGTGGAATCCCTAAATACGAAGTAGAGGACGGTTATATCCAGGATATTATCGATGGCTTTGATGTTTCAATAGTTTTTGATGAAAGGGACAAAGACTATTACGTTTTTAAAAACGAAATAGATTCAAAAGAGAAAATTCGTGAAGTCATGGGAGATGTTGATCAAACGATTATTTCTCAATTTGAAAGATGGTGGGATAAGTATTCTACAGCCTTAAGGGGGCTTGAGTCTCAATGTATAGAGGCTGAGAAGGAGATGAACTCATTTTTACAGGAATTAAGTTATGAGTGA